In a genomic window of Spirosoma agri:
- a CDS encoding sugar phosphate isomerase/epimerase family protein: MNTQKLSRTDFLKTSALAMAAVLIPNLDVFASPANKNLGLQLYTLRDLLPKDLEGTLKKVAEIGYKEVEMFGYSDGKFFGKTPTEFAALLKSLGLKAPSGHYTTGNTMPNMKGTLTNDWKRAVDDAATLGQKYMVCAYLFPDERKMDDYKRHIDLFNKSAETCKAAGIQFAYHNHDFEFKEMDGKLPYDMILSGTDPKLVKMELDLYWASYAGQDPVALFKKHPGRFPLWHVKDMAKTEKREFSEVGEGSINFQRIFDAKKTAGLTHYFVEQDICKRPPLESIAISYRNLAKVSV, from the coding sequence ATGAACACGCAGAAACTATCGCGTACCGATTTTCTTAAAACCAGTGCGCTGGCGATGGCTGCCGTCCTGATCCCCAACCTTGACGTATTTGCCAGCCCTGCCAATAAAAACCTTGGCTTACAGTTATATACGCTCCGTGACCTGCTCCCGAAAGATCTCGAAGGTACCCTGAAAAAAGTGGCGGAGATTGGCTATAAAGAAGTTGAGATGTTTGGTTATTCCGACGGGAAGTTCTTCGGAAAAACACCCACCGAATTTGCCGCGCTGCTGAAAAGTCTGGGCCTCAAAGCCCCCAGCGGTCACTACACGACCGGCAATACCATGCCCAATATGAAAGGCACGCTGACAAACGACTGGAAACGGGCGGTTGACGATGCGGCTACGCTTGGTCAGAAATACATGGTTTGCGCTTATTTGTTCCCGGACGAGCGCAAGATGGATGATTACAAACGGCACATCGATCTGTTCAACAAATCGGCGGAAACGTGCAAAGCCGCTGGCATTCAGTTTGCGTACCACAACCACGATTTCGAATTTAAAGAGATGGACGGTAAGCTTCCGTACGACATGATTCTGAGCGGAACGGACCCCAAACTGGTGAAAATGGAACTGGACCTGTACTGGGCTTCGTACGCCGGACAGGACCCGGTTGCGCTGTTCAAGAAACATCCGGGCCGTTTCCCGCTTTGGCACGTAAAAGATATGGCCAAAACCGAAAAGCGCGAGTTCTCGGAAGTAGGAGAAGGCTCGATCAATTTTCAGCGCATTTTCGACGCGAAGAAAACGGCGGGACTAACCCATTACTTTGTGGAGCAGGACATTTGCAAACGCCCTCCGCTGGAATCCATTGCGATCAGCTACCGGAATCTGGCCAAGGTCAGTGTGTAA
- a CDS encoding NIPSNAP family protein produces MKRRNFVASSLLAVPALATSEPSKPDAQKAVYEWRTYEPKYGSPQSSIENYLKDALIPALNRQGAKNVGVFREMGKSDPAKLHVLIPYPSWDAYTTAASKLASDQAFGQASQSYVSLTPEKAPFARYTTSLMSAFDGLPQLAVPAKEPRIFELRTYEGYNEDAVRRKVKMFNVDEIKIFNNTGLHSVFFGEVVAGEHMPCLTYMLTFKDMAERDANWKQFGADPDWKRVSQAPEYANTVSNIIRIFLEPTAYSQV; encoded by the coding sequence ATGAAACGAAGAAATTTTGTGGCCTCCTCCTTGCTGGCGGTCCCGGCACTGGCGACTTCTGAACCGAGTAAGCCCGATGCGCAGAAAGCCGTTTACGAATGGCGGACGTATGAACCGAAATACGGTTCCCCGCAGTCGAGCATCGAGAATTACTTGAAAGACGCGCTGATTCCGGCGTTGAACAGGCAGGGCGCGAAAAACGTAGGCGTGTTTCGGGAGATGGGAAAGTCAGACCCGGCCAAGCTGCATGTTCTGATACCCTACCCATCCTGGGATGCGTATACGACGGCTGCCAGTAAGCTGGCCAGCGATCAGGCATTTGGGCAGGCCAGCCAGTCCTACGTGAGCCTGACACCCGAAAAAGCCCCGTTCGCCCGGTACACGACCTCGTTGATGAGTGCCTTCGACGGATTACCGCAACTGGCCGTACCAGCCAAAGAGCCTCGAATTTTTGAGTTGAGAACCTACGAAGGGTACAACGAAGATGCTGTCCGGCGGAAGGTGAAAATGTTTAACGTCGATGAGATCAAGATCTTTAACAACACGGGCTTGCACTCCGTATTTTTTGGCGAAGTCGTAGCGGGCGAGCACATGCCCTGCCTGACCTACATGCTGACGTTCAAGGATATGGCCGAACGCGATGCGAACTGGAAGCAGTTTGGGGCTGATCCTGACTGGAAACGCGTTTCGCAGGCTCCCGAGTACGCCAATACGGTATCGAACATTATCCGGATTTTCCTCGAACCAACTGCCTATTCTCAAGTTTAA
- a CDS encoding gliding motility-associated C-terminal domain-containing protein, translating into MWRFYLLMLISSLLTTSLLAEPVAFVENKGQWSSEVRFRAEIPGGYLYLKANALHYVFYDGAALSSHHTPAAGQHTNTIPGHAVEVRFEGATLTSSIETSHPSPTIRNYFTGQKPAGNVSAFGEVIYHDLYPGIDLRLYAYYQTLKYEFIVHPGADPAAIQMTYSGASRVRMDNDQLIVETSLQSITESRPYSYVSQNGRATEVAAYWQLDADQAATNTPRKVRFRLPNGYDKTQTLTIDPELVFSTYSGSYSDNWGMTATYDTEGNLYSGGIVFGPNFPATTGAFKTQFSGVVDVAILKFSPDGSKLLYATFLGGKAAEVPHSLIVNNRGDLVVMGSTSSTDFPVTAGAYQTKTQLGTPASYSFATTTSIEFDNGSDLFVSILSPDGKQLKASTFVGGASKDGVGASTTTGVHGDGISFRNYGDDLRGEVIVGPNDDVYVASVTESADFPAAALPTSGSNQADAVVFRLSSDLSQLRWSSRIGGSGYDKAHSLKLTASGSLFVCGVTTSLDMPASADAIKSKPESATHVDGFVARFDNQQLARLTYLGTAAEDIAYLLDIDADGNPYVFGSTRGKYPVTTGTYQNPGSSQFIHALDATLSKTLFSTVVGSGRATPDIAPTAFLVNECGNIYLSGWGGVVNVRTGFNVNSNTTGLPVTSEAYKKTTNGSNFWVALLERGAKSLLYATFAGSQDIGRGDHVDGGTSRFNKQGVIYHAVCACGGTNFPATAQAWSKTNNSSNCNNLAFKFDVDRLRAGFDTYRGTEKGVITGCTPLTLTFQNTSTGGKQYQWLIDGQVVSTDTARTSYVFTKAGKYTVKIRAYNPLTCQRIDSAQQVITINPANFQISPDTTICPDARALLRASGATTYTWSPADGLSSTTIASPMASPKQTTTYTVDMTNEFGCSTRRSVTVNTDASFRPDFAVQVGEDCNQAARITFVNNTRNADQYVWQLGNGDTVRTAIPENFQYNQSGQYTVTLTASRNGCSLTESKTITVENLNNIPNVITPNNDGKNDVFNIGLPDAQLVIYNRWGRRVFDASPYLNDWGASMENGIYYYLLTTPNGVQCKGWIQVLQ; encoded by the coding sequence ATGTGGCGTTTTTACCTCTTAATGCTTATCAGTAGCCTGCTTACCACGAGTCTCCTTGCCGAGCCCGTCGCCTTCGTGGAGAACAAAGGGCAATGGTCCAGTGAGGTCCGATTCCGGGCGGAAATTCCCGGCGGTTATCTATACCTGAAGGCCAACGCCCTGCACTACGTTTTTTACGACGGGGCCGCCCTGTCGAGCCACCATACACCAGCAGCCGGACAGCATACGAACACCATTCCGGGCCACGCGGTTGAAGTGCGGTTCGAGGGCGCTACGCTGACCAGCTCGATCGAAACGAGTCATCCATCGCCTACCATTCGCAATTATTTTACGGGTCAAAAACCGGCTGGTAACGTCTCAGCCTTTGGCGAGGTAATTTACCACGATCTTTATCCGGGTATCGATCTGCGGCTTTACGCCTATTACCAGACCCTCAAATACGAATTTATTGTTCACCCCGGTGCTGACCCGGCGGCCATTCAGATGACGTATTCGGGGGCCAGTCGCGTGCGGATGGACAATGACCAGTTGATCGTCGAAACGAGTCTTCAATCGATTACGGAAAGCCGTCCCTACTCATACGTCAGCCAGAACGGGCGAGCCACCGAAGTAGCTGCGTACTGGCAACTTGACGCCGATCAAGCGGCAACGAACACTCCTCGAAAAGTCCGATTTCGACTGCCGAATGGGTACGATAAAACCCAAACGCTAACCATCGATCCGGAACTGGTTTTTTCTACCTATTCGGGCTCATACTCCGACAACTGGGGTATGACGGCGACCTACGATACCGAAGGAAATCTCTATTCGGGCGGGATTGTCTTTGGACCGAACTTTCCGGCAACAACCGGTGCCTTTAAAACGCAGTTCAGCGGTGTTGTCGACGTAGCCATTTTAAAATTCAGTCCGGATGGCAGCAAACTACTCTACGCGACGTTTCTGGGCGGCAAGGCCGCCGAAGTTCCCCATAGTCTTATCGTCAATAATCGGGGGGATCTGGTGGTTATGGGATCAACCTCATCGACCGATTTCCCGGTGACGGCGGGGGCTTACCAGACCAAAACGCAACTCGGTACTCCAGCTTCCTATTCGTTCGCCACCACGACTAGCATTGAATTTGATAACGGCAGCGACCTGTTCGTGTCTATTCTCAGCCCCGATGGCAAGCAGCTAAAAGCGAGCACATTCGTGGGTGGAGCGAGCAAAGACGGCGTCGGAGCCAGTACTACGACCGGTGTACATGGCGACGGCATATCGTTCCGGAATTATGGCGACGATCTGCGGGGCGAAGTCATTGTCGGGCCAAACGATGATGTATATGTAGCCAGCGTAACGGAATCGGCTGACTTCCCAGCTGCGGCCTTACCAACAAGCGGTAGCAATCAGGCCGATGCCGTCGTTTTCAGACTCAGTTCGGACCTATCACAACTGCGCTGGAGTTCGCGTATTGGTGGCAGTGGATACGATAAAGCGCACAGCCTTAAATTAACGGCTTCCGGCAGCTTATTCGTTTGTGGGGTAACAACCAGTCTCGATATGCCGGCCAGCGCGGATGCGATCAAGTCAAAACCAGAAAGTGCCACCCACGTTGATGGTTTCGTTGCCCGCTTCGACAACCAGCAACTGGCCCGGCTGACGTATCTGGGCACAGCCGCCGAAGACATTGCCTATTTACTGGATATAGACGCCGACGGTAATCCGTACGTATTCGGGTCGACACGTGGCAAGTACCCCGTCACGACCGGCACGTACCAAAATCCGGGCAGCAGCCAGTTTATTCACGCGCTGGACGCTACATTGTCCAAAACTCTGTTCTCGACCGTTGTTGGATCGGGACGGGCAACGCCGGACATTGCACCCACGGCATTTTTAGTGAACGAATGCGGCAATATTTACCTCTCGGGTTGGGGTGGCGTCGTAAACGTACGAACTGGGTTCAACGTCAACAGCAACACGACGGGCCTACCAGTAACCAGCGAGGCTTACAAAAAAACGACAAACGGCAGCAATTTTTGGGTAGCCCTGCTGGAACGGGGGGCGAAATCACTGCTTTATGCCACCTTCGCGGGGAGCCAGGATATTGGCCGGGGTGATCATGTGGATGGCGGCACATCCCGGTTCAACAAGCAGGGCGTTATCTACCACGCGGTTTGCGCCTGTGGGGGCACTAATTTCCCGGCAACAGCACAAGCCTGGTCGAAAACCAACAACAGTTCCAACTGCAATAATCTGGCGTTTAAGTTCGATGTCGATCGGTTACGAGCCGGTTTCGATACGTATCGCGGCACCGAGAAAGGGGTTATAACGGGTTGTACGCCCCTCACGCTCACCTTTCAGAATACCAGTACGGGCGGCAAACAATACCAATGGCTCATCGACGGGCAGGTTGTCTCGACCGATACCGCCCGAACCAGTTATGTTTTCACCAAAGCCGGGAAATATACCGTTAAGATCCGGGCCTACAACCCACTCACCTGCCAGCGTATCGATTCTGCACAGCAAGTAATTACGATCAATCCGGCCAATTTTCAGATCAGCCCCGATACCACTATTTGCCCTGATGCCCGTGCCTTGCTGCGAGCCAGCGGGGCAACGACCTACACCTGGTCACCCGCCGACGGGCTGAGCAGCACGACGATTGCCAGCCCGATGGCCAGCCCGAAACAAACGACAACGTATACCGTCGATATGACCAACGAATTTGGCTGTTCAACCCGCCGGAGCGTGACGGTCAACACCGATGCGTCTTTTCGGCCTGACTTTGCGGTGCAGGTCGGTGAAGACTGCAATCAGGCGGCCCGAATTACGTTTGTAAACAACACCAGAAACGCCGATCAGTATGTCTGGCAGCTGGGCAATGGAGATACCGTTCGAACGGCTATACCCGAAAACTTCCAGTACAATCAATCGGGCCAGTATACCGTAACGCTCACCGCATCCCGAAATGGCTGCTCACTGACCGAGTCAAAGACAATTACGGTCGAGAATCTGAATAACATACCCAACGTCATTACCCCCAATAACGACGGTAAAAATGATGTGTTCAACATTGGGTTGCCGGATGCTCAACTGGTGATTTACAACCGTTGGGGCCGCCGTGTGTTCGACGCGTCTCCGTACCTGAACGACTGGGGGGCTTCAATGGAGAATGGAATCTATTATTACCTGCTCACCACGCCGAACGGCGTTCAGTGCAAGGGATGGATACAGGTACTTCAATGA
- a CDS encoding TolB family protein, whose translation MILKTVCTGVLLVSILTASLPLLAQRSPMIGQFDGQADVGNVKRPGSATYDPAKQEYTIEGSGTNIWFDHDEFHFVWKRMKGDFILQTNGQLLGKGVDPHRKLGWMVRSTLDSNSAHINAVVHGDGLTSLQFRRTKAATTEELKSTLTAADVVQLARKGNTYTMSVARNGELFTTEQVTDLNLGDEVYVGLFVCSHNPAVSEKALFHNVRIIVPARDNFVPYREYIGSDLEVMDVATGHRKTIYHSPVSIQAPNWLPNNKALIYNSNGKLYRFDLAKKKPTVINSDFAINNNNDHVLSFDGKQLGISHQVKEEGNKSMVYTMPVGGGKPKRITPVGHSYLHGWSPDGKSLIYTGQRNDEFDIYKISSDGGPETRLTTAKGLDDGSEYSPDGNYIYFNSTRSGTMQIWRMKPDGSDQVQLTNDAYNNWFPHISPDGKWMTILSFNKDVSPDDHPFYKHVYLRLLPVSGTGPAKVIAYIYGGQGTINTPSWSPDSKQVAFISNSDTTDPVPAVTK comes from the coding sequence ATGATTCTTAAAACGGTCTGCACCGGCGTACTGCTGGTCAGCATACTTACTGCGTCACTACCTCTTTTGGCGCAACGCTCCCCAATGATCGGGCAGTTCGATGGACAAGCTGACGTGGGCAACGTGAAGCGTCCCGGCTCGGCTACTTACGACCCTGCCAAGCAGGAATACACGATCGAAGGCTCCGGAACGAACATCTGGTTCGATCACGATGAATTTCATTTCGTCTGGAAGCGCATGAAAGGTGATTTTATCCTTCAGACCAATGGGCAACTGTTGGGAAAAGGAGTCGATCCGCACCGTAAACTGGGCTGGATGGTTCGTTCGACGCTCGATTCAAATTCGGCCCATATCAACGCGGTGGTCCACGGCGACGGCTTGACATCACTACAATTCCGGCGGACAAAAGCAGCTACGACGGAAGAATTAAAATCGACACTGACGGCCGCGGATGTGGTCCAGTTGGCGCGCAAGGGTAACACGTATACCATGTCCGTGGCGCGAAACGGGGAGCTATTCACGACCGAGCAGGTGACGGATTTGAATCTGGGTGATGAGGTGTATGTGGGCCTTTTCGTCTGCTCGCATAATCCGGCTGTTTCCGAGAAAGCGCTCTTTCATAACGTCCGGATCATCGTGCCCGCCCGCGATAATTTTGTGCCCTACCGCGAATACATCGGTAGCGATCTGGAGGTAATGGATGTGGCTACGGGTCATCGGAAAACGATCTACCACTCCCCCGTATCGATTCAGGCTCCCAACTGGCTCCCCAACAACAAAGCCCTGATCTACAACAGCAACGGGAAGCTGTATCGGTTCGATCTGGCCAAGAAAAAACCAACGGTCATTAATTCCGATTTTGCCATCAATAATAATAACGACCATGTGCTGTCGTTTGATGGGAAACAACTGGGTATCAGCCATCAGGTGAAAGAGGAGGGCAATAAATCGATGGTGTACACGATGCCGGTTGGTGGCGGAAAGCCCAAGCGTATCACGCCCGTTGGTCATTCGTACCTGCATGGCTGGTCGCCCGATGGGAAGTCGCTGATTTATACCGGCCAGCGGAACGACGAGTTCGACATCTACAAGATTTCATCGGACGGCGGACCGGAAACAAGGCTTACAACGGCAAAGGGACTGGACGATGGATCGGAGTATTCGCCGGATGGCAACTACATTTATTTTAACTCGACCCGGAGCGGCACCATGCAGATCTGGCGGATGAAACCCGATGGCAGCGACCAGGTGCAGCTTACCAACGATGCGTACAACAACTGGTTCCCCCACATTTCGCCGGATGGTAAATGGATGACGATTCTATCCTTCAACAAGGATGTCTCACCCGACGATCACCCGTTTTATAAGCACGTATATTTGCGGTTATTACCTGTTTCGGGTACTGGTCCAGCCAAAGTGATCGCCTATATTTACGGTGGACAGGGCACGATCAATACACCCTCGTGGTCGCCGGATAGTAAGCAGGTGGCGTTCATCAGCAATTCCGATACGACCGATCCAGTACCAGCGGTAACGAAGTAA
- a CDS encoding glutathionylspermidine synthase family protein has protein sequence MISLKPLPTSPEAQLRNLGWDWMIGQDTLPYLANEAVLVTPAEADAYYEAANELFEMVVAAGQQVIDQNRFAELGIPESLVELIKLSWDDDRNIHLYGRFDLAGGIDGRPIKLIEFNADTATCLPETAVVQYAHLRANGLDDSHQFNAVFETLTGQFEELLAMNPDLQPTLLLSAMRDFPEDDANVALIGEAAREAGFEVEFDFIDNVEFSAEEGIFWQNPKNGEFEKLDFWFKLVPWEAIAEDEPELIGILTDLVRKRLGLVLNPAYTLLFQSKYILKILWELYPNHPLLLETDTKPLAGKASVEKVLFGREGANVRILNSDGSERQTVDGDYGDYAKIYQEYVEFPTDSAGNTYQAGVFYAGESCGLGFRRGGLILDNSAGFVGHVVE, from the coding sequence ATGATTTCTCTCAAACCACTTCCAACCTCACCCGAGGCCCAACTTCGTAATTTAGGTTGGGACTGGATGATTGGTCAGGACACATTGCCCTATCTGGCTAATGAGGCCGTTCTGGTTACGCCTGCCGAAGCGGACGCCTATTACGAAGCGGCTAACGAGTTGTTCGAGATGGTTGTCGCTGCGGGGCAACAGGTGATCGATCAGAATCGGTTTGCCGAATTGGGTATACCCGAAAGTCTGGTCGAACTGATTAAACTATCGTGGGACGACGACCGGAATATTCATCTCTACGGGCGCTTTGACCTGGCGGGGGGCATCGATGGACGACCCATCAAACTGATCGAGTTCAACGCCGATACCGCTACCTGCCTGCCCGAAACCGCTGTGGTACAGTATGCCCACCTTCGCGCGAATGGCCTTGACGATAGTCATCAGTTCAATGCCGTTTTTGAAACGCTGACGGGTCAATTCGAAGAGTTGCTGGCAATGAATCCTGATCTGCAACCAACATTGTTGTTGTCGGCCATGCGCGATTTTCCCGAAGACGACGCGAATGTGGCTCTGATTGGCGAAGCGGCCCGCGAAGCCGGATTTGAGGTTGAGTTTGACTTTATCGATAACGTCGAATTTTCCGCTGAGGAGGGTATTTTTTGGCAAAACCCGAAAAATGGTGAGTTTGAAAAACTCGATTTCTGGTTCAAACTGGTGCCGTGGGAGGCCATTGCCGAAGATGAACCCGAACTCATCGGAATTCTTACCGATTTGGTTCGTAAGCGTTTAGGTTTGGTCCTGAATCCGGCTTATACGCTGTTGTTCCAGTCGAAATACATCCTGAAAATTCTGTGGGAGCTGTACCCTAATCACCCCCTGTTGCTTGAAACCGATACAAAGCCGCTGGCCGGTAAAGCATCGGTCGAGAAGGTGTTGTTCGGGCGTGAAGGGGCCAATGTTCGTATCCTGAACAGCGATGGAAGCGAACGACAGACCGTTGATGGTGACTACGGCGACTACGCGAAAATCTATCAGGAATACGTCGAGTTCCCAACGGATTCGGCAGGGAACACCTATCAGGCGGGCGTTTTCTATGCGGGCGAATCCTGTGGGCTTGGGTTCCGGCGGGGTGGCCTGATTCTGGACAATAGTGCCGGATTTGTGGGGCACGTAGTTGAATAA
- a CDS encoding DoxX family protein, with protein MANLSLYLQAFIYIAAGLNHFISPKTYLAIMPPYIPAHNLMVILSGIAEVVLGVGLLFPATRSISAWGIILLLIVVFPANIHMATASRFRKLPAWLRWGRLPLQGVLIWWAYQHT; from the coding sequence ATGGCTAACTTAAGTCTTTACCTTCAGGCTTTTATCTACATTGCCGCCGGGTTGAATCATTTCATCAGCCCCAAAACGTACCTGGCTATTATGCCGCCTTACATCCCGGCGCATAACCTGATGGTCATTCTCAGTGGAATTGCTGAAGTGGTGCTGGGCGTTGGGCTGTTGTTCCCCGCCACCCGATCTATATCGGCCTGGGGGATAATTCTGTTGCTGATCGTTGTCTTTCCGGCCAATATACACATGGCAACGGCCAGTCGGTTTCGCAAACTACCCGCCTGGCTCCGGTGGGGGCGGCTACCCCTTCAGGGCGTCTTGATCTGGTGGGCCTACCAACATACCTGA